A window of Fragaria vesca subsp. vesca linkage group LG7, FraVesHawaii_1.0, whole genome shotgun sequence contains these coding sequences:
- the LOC101303283 gene encoding probable pectinesterase/pectinesterase inhibitor 36-like — protein sequence MDRLHVLASSESDPPGCDVALMDCERLYDESVPRLTELISGEGNYTGEDAWTWLSGVLANHRSCWAGLEEKGVVKNTSAAQQYRAVAQNLTVVLGEALALYGKKVLHRQNSNAKPNGGLLASWNPARSRADFVVAKDGSGTHTTINHAVAALARMGDKRPPRAIIYVKSGVYNEKVEIGGHMKNVMLVGDGMDRTVIIGSRSVVDGDTTLTSATFG from the exons ATGGACCGGCTACATGTGTTGGCAAGCTCTGAATCGGATCCTCCTGGCTGTGACGTGGCTCTGATGGACTGTGAAAGACTATATGATGAAAGTGTGCCGAGGCTGACTGAGTTGATATCCGGCGAGGGTAATTATACCGGAGAAGATGCCTGGACATGGCTCAGCGGTGTGCTTGCTAACCACAGGAGTTGTTGGGCTGGCTTGGAAGAGAAGGGTGTTGTTAAGAATACTAGTGCTGCTCAACAGTATAGGGCGGTGGCACAAAACTTGACCGTGGTGCTTGGTGAAGCTCTTGCTCTGTATGGGAAGA AAGTGCTGCATAGACAAAACTCCAATGCAAAGCCAAATGGAGGGCTTCTAGCATCGTGGAATCCGGCAAGATCCAGGGCTGACTTTGTGGTGGCAAAAGATGGTTCAGGCACTCACACAACAATTAACCATGCCGTGGCTGCACTTGCAAGAATGGGCGACAAACGACCTCCAAGAGCCATAATCTATGTGAAATCCGGCGTCTACAATGAGAAGGTAGAAATCGGTGGACACATGAAGAATGTGATGCTTGTTGGGGATGGCATGGACAGAACTGTAATCATCGGTAGCCGCAGTGTCGTCGACGGTGACACCACCTTGACCTCAGCCACATTTGGTTAG
- the LOC101300386 gene encoding probable pectinesterase/pectinesterase inhibitor 17-like, which yields MAARIFLTLCFVLYLSPFVLGYSANDIKTWCSKTPNPKPCEELLSHNKNQIPIKQKSQFFQISTQLALDRAMHAHTNFLSLGSKFVNPRAKAAWDDCLELYDLTIQKLNTTVNPSTKCTQEDTQTWLSTALTNLETCREGFSELGVSDFFLPVMSNNVSNLISNTLSINYVPYNPAPPSKDGFPTWVNPGNRRLLQSSSPTANLVVAKDGSGNYKTVTEAITTASKRSGTARYVIYVKAGTYKENVVITSKNIMLMGDGIGKTIITGSKSVGGGSTTFNSATVAVTGDGFIARDITFQNTAGVSNNQAVALRSGSDLSVFYKCSFEGYQDTLYVYSDRQFYRECNIYGTVDFIFGNAAVVLQNCNIYVHNHKTNTVTAQGRSDPNQNTGISIHNCKVTAASDLVLSSTKTYLGRPWREYSRTIFMKTYLDSLINSAGWLEWDGTFALETLYYGEYMNTGPGSSTSGRVKWGGYHVITSSSEASKFTVGNFIAGSSWLPATNVPFTAGL from the exons ATGGCTGCTCGCATTTTCTTAACACTTTGTTTTGTGCTTTATCTTTCTCCATTCGTTCTTGGTTACTCTGCCAATGATATCAAAACATGGTGCAGCAAAACTCCAAACCCAAAACCATGCGAGGAACTTCTGAGCCATAACAAAAATCAAATCCCCATCAAACAAAAATCCCAGTTCTTCCAGATATCTACCCAGCTAGCCCTAGACCGAGCCATGCATGCTCACACCAACTTTCTTTCGCTAGGCTCAAAGTTCGTAAATCCACGAGCAAAAGCTGCATGGGACGATTGTCTTGAGCTCTATGACCTCACCATCCAGAAGCTCAACACAACCGTAAACCCTAGCACCAAGTGCACCCAGGAGGACACTCAGACATGGCTCAGCACGGCTCTCACAAACCTCGAGACATGCCGAGAAGGGTTTTCGGAGCTCGGGGTGTCGGATTTCTTTCTACCTGTGATGTCGAATAACGTTTCGAATTTGATCAGCAACACTCTTTCCATTAACTACGTACCCTACAACCCGGCGCCGCCTTCCAAAGACGGGTTTCCGACTTGGGTTAACCCCGGTAACCGAAGGCTCCTGCAGTCAAGTTCTCCGACGGCGAATCTCGTAGTGGCCAAAGACGGGTCCGGGAATTACAAGACGGTGACCGAGGCAATAACTACCGCATCGAAGCGGTCGGGCACCGCAAGGTATGTGATATATGTGAAGGCAGGGACATACAAGGAGAACGTCGTGATAACGTCAAAGAATATTATGTTGATGGGAGATGGCATCGGGAAGACTATTATCACAGGGAGCAAAAGTGTTGGAGGAGGTTCTACAACCTTCAATTCAGCTACAGTGG CTGTAACCGGAGATGGGTTCATTGCTCGTGACATTACATTCCAAAACACTGCCGGTGTATCAAACAACCAAGCCGTGGCGCTCCGTTCCGGTTCAGATCTTTCAGTGTTCTACAAGTGCAGCTTTGAGGGGTACCAAGACACCCTGTATGTCTACTCCGACAGGCAATTCTACAGAGAGTGCAATATTTATGGAACCGTCGACTTCATTTTCGGCAACGCTGCTGTGGTTTTACAAAACTGTAACATTTATGTACACAACCACAAGACCAACACCGTTACGGCTCAAGGTCGGAGCGACCCTAACCAGAACACAGGGATTTCCATTCATAACTGTAAGGTTACGGCTGCTTCAGATTTAGTCCTAAGTTCAACCAAAACCTACCTAGGAAGACCATGGAGGGAGTATTCTCGAACAATTTTTATGAAGACTTACCTTGACAGCTTGATTAACTCGGCTGGTTGGTTGGAATGGGATGGTACTTTTGCCCTAGAGACTCTGTACTATGGTGAGTATATGAACACTGGCCCTGGTTCATCCACTTCTGGTAGGGTTAAGTGGGGAGGTTACCATGTCATAACTAGTTCTTCGGAGGCTTCCAAGTTCACTGTTGGTAACTTCATTGCTGGTAGCTCTTGGTTGCCAGCTACCAATGTGCCTTTCACCGCTGGTTTATAA